A region from the Afifella aestuarii genome encodes:
- a CDS encoding adenosine kinase, producing MAERKYDVLAIGNAIVDVLAQADDAFLVSEKLVKGSMHLIESDRAETLYDTMGPGQLISGGCAGNTAAGVASLSGSAAFIGKVADDELGHFYRHDMQSVGIAFPAKPLAEGAPTARCLILITPDSERTMSTYLGACQELTAADIDKATVEAAEITYLEGYLWDPPKAKEAFRTASEIAHRAGRKVALTLSDSFCVDRFRSEFLELMRSGVVDVVFANNHEVLALYETSDLASGIESLAADVGLAAVTLGAEGSLVVRGGERINVPAPEVETILDKTGAGDLFASGFLFGLARNAPLGRCAELGSLAAGEIISHLGARPQASLRSLAEQERLLAGLPA from the coding sequence ATGGCCGAACGGAAATACGATGTCCTGGCGATCGGCAATGCCATCGTCGATGTGCTGGCACAGGCGGACGATGCTTTTCTCGTCAGCGAGAAACTCGTCAAAGGCTCCATGCATCTGATCGAGTCCGATCGCGCCGAGACGCTTTACGACACGATGGGTCCGGGCCAGCTCATCTCCGGCGGCTGCGCCGGCAATACGGCGGCAGGTGTCGCCTCTCTGAGCGGTTCGGCAGCCTTCATCGGCAAGGTGGCGGACGACGAGCTCGGCCATTTCTACCGTCACGACATGCAATCGGTCGGTATCGCCTTCCCGGCGAAGCCGCTGGCGGAAGGAGCGCCGACGGCGCGCTGCCTCATTCTGATCACGCCGGATTCAGAGCGCACCATGAGCACCTATCTCGGTGCCTGCCAGGAGCTCACCGCGGCAGACATCGACAAGGCGACGGTGGAAGCTGCGGAAATCACCTATCTCGAAGGCTATCTCTGGGATCCGCCGAAAGCCAAGGAAGCGTTCCGCACAGCCTCCGAGATCGCCCATCGCGCCGGCCGCAAGGTGGCGCTCACCTTGTCGGATTCCTTCTGCGTCGACCGCTTCCGGTCGGAATTCCTGGAGCTGATGCGCAGCGGTGTCGTCGACGTCGTCTTCGCCAACAACCATGAGGTTCTGGCTCTCTACGAGACGAGCGACCTTGCGAGCGGCATCGAATCGCTCGCGGCGGATGTCGGCCTTGCCGCCGTCACGCTCGGCGCGGAAGGCTCGCTCGTGGTGCGTGGAGGCGAACGCATCAACGTCCCGGCACCCGAGGTCGAGACGATCCTCGACAAGACCGGCGCCGGCGACCTCTTTGCCTCCGGCTTCCTCTTCGGTCTTGCCCGCAACGCGCCGCTCGGCCGCTGCGCTGAGCTCGGCTCGCTCGCCGCGGGCGAGATCATTTCCCATCTGGGCGCGAGACCGCAGGCCTCCCTTCGGAGCCTCGCGGAACAAGAGCGTTTGTTGGCAGGGCTCCCAGCCTGA